A portion of the Gossypium arboreum isolate Shixiya-1 chromosome 8, ASM2569848v2, whole genome shotgun sequence genome contains these proteins:
- the LOC108468859 gene encoding remorin-like, protein MADVEEPKKLESEIPSDPPPPPTEAAVEKSVTPPPPTEEKPADSTEKPPEPIEKAAESTEKKSTEVSVDRDAVLARVATEKRISLINAWEESEKSKAENKAQKKLSSIAAWENTKKAAIEAELKRIEEKLDKQKAEYVEKMKNKAALIHKEAEEKKAIVEAKRGEDVLKAEELAAKYRATGTTPNKTVGCC, encoded by the exons ATGGCAGATGTCGAAGAACCCAAGAAGCTTGAATCCGAAATCCCCTCCGACCCTCCGCCGCCACCCACCGAAGCCGCCGTGGAAAAATCCGTGACTCCACCTCCTCCTACTGAAGAAAAGCCCGCCGACTCTACGGAAAAGCCTCCCGAACCCATCGAAA AGGCGGCAGAGTCGACGGAGAAGAAAAGCACGGAGGTGTCTGTTGATCGAG ATGCTGTGCTTGCTAGAGTTGCGACTGAGAAGCGAATTTCACTAATCAACGCTTGGGAAGAAAGTGAAAAAAGCAAAGCTGAGAACAA AGCACAGAAGAAGCTTTCTTCTATTGCGGCTTGGGAGAATACCAAGAAAGCAGCTATAGAGGCTGAGCTAAAAAGGATTGAG GAAAAGTTAGACAAGCAGAAGGCCGAGTATGTGGAAAAAATGAAAAACAAGGCAGCCTTAATCCACAAGGAAGCAGAAGAGAAGAAGGCAATCGTTGAAGCTAAGCGAGGGGAGGATGTTCTCAAAGCGGAGGAGTTGGCGGCAAAGTACCGTGCCACCGGAACCACTCCGAACAAGACCGTTGGTTGTTGTTGA